A window of Luoshenia tenuis contains these coding sequences:
- a CDS encoding 2-oxoacid:acceptor oxidoreductase family protein: protein MEHRIIIAGFGGQGVQSMGQLICYAGIHEGKNVSWLPSYGPEMRGGTTNCSVIVSDEPIGAPVLTEGNCVMVLNRPSLDKFEPAVEPGGRLYINTSLIDRKAEREDIEVIYIPCDDLANEMGNGRVANMIMLGAFIEATGIVSIDSVIEALKKVLGERKAHLIPLNREALERGAKIARGEEKV from the coding sequence ATGGAACACCGTATCATCATCGCCGGCTTCGGCGGCCAGGGCGTACAGTCCATGGGCCAGCTGATCTGCTATGCCGGTATTCACGAGGGTAAAAACGTATCCTGGCTGCCTTCCTACGGGCCGGAGATGCGCGGCGGCACCACCAACTGCTCGGTCATCGTATCGGATGAGCCGATCGGCGCGCCGGTGCTGACCGAGGGCAATTGCGTCATGGTGCTGAACCGTCCGTCGCTGGATAAGTTCGAGCCGGCGGTAGAGCCGGGCGGGCGGCTGTATATCAATACCAGCCTGATCGACCGCAAGGCCGAGCGGGAGGATATCGAAGTGATCTACATCCCCTGCGACGACCTTGCCAATGAAATGGGCAACGGCCGGGTAGCCAACATGATCATGCTGGGCGCGTTCATCGAGGCTACGGGCATCGTGAGCATCGACAGCGTGATCGAGGCGCTGAAAAAGGTGCTGGGCGAGCGCAAGGCTCATCTGATTCCCTTAAACCGGGAGGCGCTGGAGCGCGGGGCGAAGATCGCCAGGGGAGAGGAAAAGGTATAG
- a CDS encoding thiamine pyrophosphate-dependent enzyme, whose translation MATVFQKTAMLTDKPFHYCPGCTHGIIHRLVAECIEELGMMDKAVGVAPVGCAVFAYDYFNCDMYEAAHGRAPAVATGAKRVHPENLVFTYQGDGDLASIGAAEIVHAAARGENITTIFVNNAIYGMTGGQMAPTSLPGQVTTTSPYGRDVDHCGYPIQVCEMLATLKGPAYLARVSVHDVKHVIQAKKAIKTAFQMQLEGKGFALVEVLSTCPTNWGKTPLEAIEWLKDNMIPAYPLGVFKEAK comes from the coding sequence ATGGCAACCGTATTCCAGAAAACCGCTATGCTGACCGACAAGCCCTTCCATTACTGCCCCGGCTGTACGCACGGGATCATCCACCGCTTGGTGGCCGAGTGCATTGAAGAGCTGGGCATGATGGACAAAGCCGTGGGTGTGGCCCCGGTGGGCTGTGCGGTATTTGCTTATGATTATTTTAACTGCGATATGTACGAGGCGGCCCACGGGCGCGCGCCGGCTGTAGCCACGGGCGCCAAACGGGTGCACCCGGAGAACCTGGTATTCACCTACCAGGGGGATGGCGACCTGGCCTCCATCGGCGCGGCGGAGATCGTGCACGCGGCGGCCCGGGGCGAGAACATCACCACCATCTTCGTCAACAACGCTATTTACGGCATGACCGGCGGGCAGATGGCCCCCACCTCCCTGCCTGGGCAGGTGACCACCACCTCCCCCTATGGGCGGGATGTGGACCACTGCGGCTACCCCATCCAGGTGTGCGAGATGCTCGCCACCCTGAAGGGGCCGGCCTACCTGGCGCGGGTAAGCGTGCACGACGTCAAGCACGTGATCCAGGCCAAAAAGGCCATTAAGACCGCGTTCCAGATGCAGCTGGAGGGCAAGGGCTTTGCGCTGGTAGAGGTGCTTTCCACCTGCCCCACCAACTGGGGCAAGACGCCGCTTGAGGCCATCGAGTGGCTGAAGGACAATATGATCCCCGCCTATCCGCTGGGCGTGTTTAAGGAGGCGAAGTAG
- a CDS encoding 3-methyl-2-oxobutanoate dehydrogenase subunit VorB — MAKKLMKGNEAIAEAAIQAGCRYFFGYPITPQNEIPEYMAARMPKVGGCFLQAESEVAAINMVYGAAGAGARVMTSSSSPGISLKQEGISYIAGADLPCVIVNMVRGGSGLGSIQPAQSDYFQATRGGGHGDYRTPVLAPASLQEAVELMMDAFDMADKYLTPVMVLGDGMLGQMMEAVDMPEYKAPADLPEKDWAATGWDGKSRKRTVVNSLYINAADLEVQNLKMQQRYDQIVQNETRWECDGVEGAEVIVTAYGTMARIVRSAMTRARAEGIKVGMVRPITLWPFPEKAVFDAAAQDSVKNVLCVEMSLGQMVDDVKIAVAGRKPVSFFGRSGGMFPTVNQVLEEIRKLSKGGM, encoded by the coding sequence GGTTACCCGATCACACCGCAAAACGAGATCCCCGAATATATGGCGGCGCGGATGCCCAAGGTGGGCGGCTGCTTTTTGCAGGCCGAGAGCGAAGTGGCGGCCATTAACATGGTATACGGCGCGGCGGGCGCCGGCGCAAGGGTCATGACCTCTTCTTCCAGCCCGGGAATCAGCCTCAAGCAAGAGGGCATCAGCTATATCGCCGGGGCGGACCTGCCCTGCGTAATCGTCAACATGGTGCGCGGCGGCAGCGGCTTAGGCTCGATCCAGCCCGCCCAGAGCGATTACTTCCAGGCCACCCGCGGCGGCGGCCATGGCGACTACCGCACCCCGGTGCTGGCCCCGGCCTCGCTGCAGGAGGCGGTGGAGCTGATGATGGACGCCTTTGACATGGCAGATAAATACTTAACGCCCGTAATGGTACTGGGCGACGGGATGTTGGGCCAGATGATGGAAGCGGTGGATATGCCCGAGTACAAGGCCCCGGCGGACCTGCCCGAAAAGGACTGGGCCGCCACCGGCTGGGATGGCAAGAGCCGCAAGCGCACGGTGGTCAACTCGCTGTACATCAACGCGGCGGACCTGGAAGTGCAAAACCTTAAGATGCAGCAGCGCTATGACCAGATCGTGCAAAACGAGACCCGTTGGGAGTGCGATGGGGTAGAGGGTGCCGAGGTGATCGTCACCGCGTACGGCACCATGGCCCGCATCGTGCGCAGCGCCATGACCCGCGCCCGGGCCGAGGGCATCAAGGTCGGCATGGTGCGGCCCATCACCCTTTGGCCCTTCCCGGAAAAGGCCGTGTTTGACGCGGCGGCGCAGGACAGCGTGAAGAACGTGCTGTGTGTGGAGATGAGCCTGGGGCAGATGGTGGACGACGTGAAGATCGCCGTGGCCGGGCGCAAGCCGGTCAGCTTCTTCGGCCGCTCGGGCGGCATGTTCCCCACCGTGAACCAGGTGCTTGAAGAGATCCGCAAATTGAGCAAGGGAGGGATGTAA